From the Pseudomonas sp. VD-NE ins genome, the window CGGCAGGTTTTCCGGGCCGACCACTACCGGCATCTGGCTTTGGTGCTCGAAGCCAGCCTCGTCGTACTGGAACGAAGCGCTGCAGGTGAAGATCGGATGGCCCTTCTGGATCGCCGTGACGCGGCGAGTGCTGAAGCTGCCACCATCGCGCACGCGATCAACCGAATAAACCACCGGCAACTTGGCATCGCCCGGACGCAGGAAATAACCGTGCATCGAATGCACATGACGTGTTTCTTCAACCGTCTGACTGGCCGCCGACAGCGACTGACCGAGCACCTGGCCACCGAACAACTGACGGAAACCCAGATCCTGGCTGCGGCCACGGAACAGGTTTTCTTCGATCGGTTCCAGGGTCAGCAGGTCGACCAGATCTTCCAACACTTGGCTCATTCAGACTCTCCTCACACAAAGCACTATGCCGCGCAGTCTTGGCTGCGGCGGCCGATTCAGATTCTGGCGCGGGCCAATGATATGGCGGCCATTGTAAACGTCCGTGTCGGCTTATCCATGCAAGGTTTGCAGCCATTGTTCCCGGGTGATGCGGTAGAGCAGGTGCCTGCACAGCGGATGATCGACGGCCAGTTTCGGGTGATCGAAATCATCTTCCGGGGCGTGATGCATGCCAATCGCCTGCATGACTTTCTCTGAGGGCAAATTGGATTGCGCGGTGAAGGAGACGATTTCCTTCAAGGCCAAGCGATCAAAGCCGCAGCGTAGAGCGGTCCATGCCGCTTCACTGGCGTAACCCAGGCCCCAATGTTCCTTGGCCAGGCGCCAACCGATTTCCACCGCAGGCGTGAACGGTGCATCGAAGCCGACCACGCCGAGCCCGGTGAAACCAATGAATTCGCCGCTGTCCTTGCGCTCCAGTGCCCACAAGCCAAAACCGTGCTCGGCAAAATGCCCGCGCACGCGGCCGATCATCGAAGCGCTTTCCAGTCGGCTCAACGGGGCCGGAAAATAACGCATCACTTGAGGATCGGCGCACATCGCGGCAAATGCCGGCAAATCCTCGTCCTGCCACTGACGCATCAGCAAGCGCGCGCTTTCAAGTTCCAGTATCGGCTCCATCGTGCCCCTCCGTTTCCATGCCGCAAGTCTACATCGCTGGTAGGATCCTTCACTCTTTCCTACGTTCCTACATGAAACCGCCATGCCACTGCCGCTGATCTACCACGAAGACTACAGCCCCGAGTTTCCGGCGGATCACCGCTTCCCGATGGACAAGTTTCGTTTGCTGCGCGATCACCTGGTCGACAGCGGTCTGACCCGCGATGCCGACCTGCTGCGCCCGGAGATCTGCCCCAACGACATCCTCGCCCTCGCCCATGACCGTGCGTATATCGAACGCTACATGAGCGGCGAGTTGTCCCGCGAAGACCAGCGGCGCCTCGGCCTGCCGTGGAACGAAGCGTTGGCACGGCGTACGGTGCGCGCGGTCGGCGGTTCGATTCTGGCGGCGGAAAAAGCCCTGGAGCATGGACTGGCCTGCCACTTGGCCGGCGGCACTCATCACGCGCATTACGATTACCCGGCAGGCTTCTGCATCTTCAATGATCTGGCGATCATCAGCCATTACCTGCTGCAAAGCGGCCGGGTGAATCGCGTGCTGATCTTCGACTGCGACGTGCATCAGGGCGACGGCACCGCGCGAATCCTGCATGACACGCCGGAGGCGATTACCGTTTCCCTGCACTGCGAGAAGAACTTTCCTGCACGCAAAGCGGAAAGTGACTGGGATATTCCACTGCCCAAAGGCATGGGCGATGCCGATTATTTGAAAGTGGTCGATGACACACTCAATTACCTGCTGCCGCTGTATCAACCGGATCTGGTGCTGTATGACGCCGGCGTCGATGTACACAAGGACGATGCCCTCGGTTATCTGCAACTGACGGACGAAGGCGTCGCCGCCCGCGATGAAAGCGTGATGCGCCATTGCCTGGGCCGCGATATCCCGGTGATGGGCGTAATTGGCGGCGGCTACAGCAAGGATCGCCACGCCCTCGCCCGCCGCCACGGCATCCTCCATCACAGTGCGCAACGGGTCTGGCAGTCACACGGTTGTCATTGAGCTGTGCTGCGTTACCCACAATCGCTGTGGAACGGCCTGTGGATAACCTGAGTGAAAGGGACTGCAGGCCATACCTTTCTTGGCCTGCAGCGCACTGACTATTTTTTAACCAAGTACTGAATCAAACGAAAATACCCTTGTGGGAGCGAGCCTGCTCGCGAAGGCGGCGGTACACTCAACATTTCACTGACTGACCCACCGCTTTCGCGAGCAGGCTCGCTCCCACATTGATCTGCGCTGTTAGAATGCGCGCCTTATCCCGCCATACCGCAGCGCATGCCATGATCCAGAACTCCGCCTCCTCCCCCGCTCACGTCGCCATCATCGGCGGTGGCCCCGCCGGCCTGATGGCTGCCGAAGTGCTGAGCCAGGCCGGAATCCGCGTCGATCTCTACGACGGCATGCCCTCGGTGGGCCGCAAGTTCCTGCTGGCCGGCGTCGGCGGGATGAACATCACCCACTCCGAAGCCTACCCGGCGTTCCTCTCGCGTTACGCCGAGCGAGCTCCGCAAATCGCCCCGCTGCTGCGCGGTTTCGATGCCGATGCGCTGTGCACATGGATTCACGATCTGGGCATCGAAACCTTTGTCGGCAGCTCCGGCCGGGTTTTTCCTACGGACATGAAAGCCGCGCCACTGTTGCGCGCCTGGCTCAAGCGCCTGCGTGACAGCGGCGTAGTTATCCACACCCGCCACCGCTGGCTCGGCTGGGATGAACACGGCGCGCTGCGCATCGACAGCCCCGAAGGTGAAATCACCGTCAAGCCCGATGCCACCCTGCTCGCCCTTGGCGGCGGCAGTTGGTCGCGCCTCGGTTCCGACGGTGCGTGGATGCTGCCGCTGGAACAACGCGGCGTAGGACTGGCGCCGTTACAGCCAAGTAATTGCGGCTTCGAGGTCCAGGCCTGGAGCGATTTGATGGTGAGCAAATTCGCCGGCGCGCCGCTGAAAAACATCGCCATCGGTTTGAACGACGACGTTCCACGCTTGGGCGAATGCGTGATTACCGCGGCCGGGATTGAGGGCAGTCTGATTTATGCGCTGTCGGCGCCGATTCGTGAGGCAATCAATCAACATGGCGCGGCGGTTATTCACATCGATCTGCTGCCCGGCCGACCTGTGGATAAATTGCAGACGGCGTTGAGCAAACCACGTGGCTCGCGTTCGATGGCCAAGCATCTGCACAGTCAGGTGGGGATTGATGGGGTGAAAGCGGCGTTGTTGCGTGAGTTGACTGATGCGGCAACCTTCGCCGATCCGGCGCTGTTGTCGCGGGCGATCAAGGCGCTACCGCTGACGTTGGTAAAAACCCGTCCATTGGACGAGGCGATCAGCAGTGCTGGTGGCGTGACGTTCGAGACGATGGATGAGCGTTTGATGCTCAAGGCGTTGCCGGGGGTGTTTTGTGCAGGCGAGATGCTCGATTGGGAAGCGCCGACGGGCGGCTATTTGCTGACGGGGTGTTTTGCCAGTGGGCGGGCGGCGGGGTTGGGTATTGTGCAGTGGCTCAAGTCCGAGGCGTCTGCCTGAACCCTCACCCCAGCCCTCTCCCAGAGGGAGAGGGGGCCGACCGAGGTGTCTGATGTCATCCATCGACCTGAAACACCGAGTCGATTATGGATTCGGCCAGCCAACCGAAGTGTCTGGCGAAGGCCCTGTCGATTGTGGATTCACAGCGGTAGGATCAGGTCGGCGTAATTCCCGAATACCCCCAATCAGCCCCCTCTCCCTCGGGAGAGGGGGCCGACTGAGGTGTCTGGCGAAGCTCTGTCGATTATGGATTCACAACAGAAGAATCAGGTCGGCGTACTTCGGGAGCATCCCCCAATCAGTCCCCTCTCCCCCTGGGAGAGGGCTAGGCGGGCGGCGTTCCGATGAGGGGCTTTTGACTTTAAGGCTTACGCTTACGCGGCCCAGTGTTAAACACCGGCACTTTACGCACAGGCTTGATCGAAGGCTCCGGCGCCTGAGTCTCGCCACTATCAACCCACTTGCCCAGATTGCGCTTGCCGCCACCACCCGAAGCTTTCGGCTTCTTGGGTTTCTTCGGCTTCTTGATCACCTGACCGCTGGCATCGGTGTCCGGCACGCGGTGCTCAGGTTCGAAATCCGGTTCGTTTTGACGTTTCAAGGTCTGGCGCGTCAGCATTTCAATCGCCGACAACATGTTCACTTCATCCGCACAGACCAGCGAGATCGCCTCGCCCGTCGCGCCAGCACGGCCCGTGCGGCCGATACGGTGAATGTAGTCTTCAGCCACGATCGGCAGATCGAAGTTGATCACCAACGGCAGATCTTCGATATCCAGGCCCCGCGCCGCAACGTCAGTCGCGACCAGAATCTGCACTTCACTGAGCTTGAAACGATCCAGCGCACGCTGACGGGTCGCCTGAGGTTTGTCACCGTGGATACCGTCGGCATTCACACCCAGGCCCTGAAGCTTTTCCACCAGTGCATCGACACCATTGCGCGTCTTGGCGAACACCAGCACCTGCTTCCACTTGTTCTTGCGCATCAGGTGCACGAACAGTTCGGCCTTGCGCTTCTTGTCTACCGTGACGATCCACTGCTTGACCGTATTGGCGGCGACGTTGCGCGGGCTGACTTCGATGCTCAGCGGATCGTTGAGCATCTGCCCGGCGAGCAGGCGGATGTCATCGGAAAAGGTCGCGGAGAACAGCAGGGTCTGGCGCTTTTTCGGCAGCATGCGGTAAATGTTCGCCAGTTCTTCGGAGAAGCCCAGGTCGAGCATACGATCGGCTTCATCCAGCACCAGGGTTTGCAGCTGATCGAGTTTCAGCGCGTTCTGGCGGAACAGGTCGATCAGGCGACCGGGCGTGGCGACCAGCACATCGACGCCGCCGCGCAGCTTCATCATTTGCGGGTTGATGCTGACGCCACCGTAAACCGCATAAGTGCGCAGCGGCAGGTTTTCGGCGTACTGGCGCACAGACTCATGAACCTGCTCGGCCAGCTCGCGGGTCGGCACCAGAATCAGCGAACGCGCCGAGTTGGCAGCGACTTTCGGCCCTTCCATGCTCAGCAACTGCAGCAGTGGCAAGGCGAAACCGGCGGTTTTGCCAGTGCCGGTCTGAGCCGCTGCCATCAGGTCACGACCCGCCAGCACGGCCGGAATGGCTTGCGCCTGAACCGGCGTCGGGGTCTGGTAGCCGAGCTTCTCGAGGGAGCGCAGCAAGGGTTCGATCAGGCCAAGGGTGGCGAAAGTCATGGAAGTACCGTAGGAAAAAATGACGCGGGCATGCAATGCCGCGCAGTTTACCCTAATTCGTACGTTGTTCTGCGGGAACGACTGTCGGCGCCACGACTGGCGGCTGTGCCGGACGACGCCACTGCGGCAAACCAATCAACACCACGGCGCTGATGATCACCAGCATCGCCAGCGCTTCCTCGATCCCGATGGTCTCGCCGACGAACACAATCCCCAGCAACACCGCGACCGCCGGGTTGACGTAGGCATAACTGGTCGCCGCCGCCGGACGCACGTGCTTGAGCAGGTACATATAAGAGTTGAAGGCGATGATCGAGCCGAAGAAGATCAGGTACGCCAGCGCCAGCCAACCTTCAACCGGAGGCATCGCTTGCAGATGCTCGCCACTGACAGCGCTGCCGATCAGCAACACCACACCGCCGACCAGCATCTCCACCGCGCTGGCCATCGCGCCCTGCGGCAACGGCAAGTGCCTACTCCACACCGAACCGAACGCCCAGGTCGCCGCCGCGAAAATCAGCAGCGCTGCGCCCATCGGGCTGGATTGCAGGTTGGAGCCCATGTTGAGCATGGCGATGCCGATAATGCCCAGCGCCACCCCGGCCCATTCCAGACGGGTATTGCGCGCGCCCCAGAAATATCCACAGAGCAACGTGAACAACGGCACCGTCGCCACCGCCAATGCTGCAACACCGGAAGCCACGCCCGTGTGCTCGGCCACGCTCACCGCGCCATTACCGAAGCTGAGCAGCAAAATCCCGATGATCCCCGCCGCTTTCCACTGCGCCCAGGTCGGCGCCGGAGCCCCGCGCCAGCGCAGAAAGGCGTACATCAACGAACCGGCAATCACGAAGCGCACACCGCCGAGCATCAGTGGCGGCCAGTACTCGACGCCAATGCGGATCACCAGATAGGTCGACCCCCAAATCACATATAGCGCAAAAAACGCGGCGATCAGCGGCAAGGAAAAACGGCGCACGGCAGACATGGGCAGCTCGACAGTCAGATTCGGGGACTGCTTATTCTAGAAAGGCCAGAGAGCAAAAATAAGTTACAAAACCTGTTTATCAGGGCAGTACACTTTTGAAATCACGAAGATCGACGGGATATACCGCGATTTCGAAAGTCTGGCATTTTCAGGAGTACGGCCTTGGATAAATACGACCGCATGCTGCTCAGCGCCCTACTCGAAAACGGTCGTGCGTCCTACGCCGACCTCGCACGCAAAGTGAACCTCTCCGCCCCCGCCGTCGCCGAGCGCGTGGCCAAGCTTGAGGCAGCCGGGGTGATTACCGGGTATGAGGCGAAAATCGACCTGTCGAAAATCGGTCTGCCCATCCAATGCATGATCGAATTGCGCCTACACCAGAACGGCAGTCAGAAGGTCTACGACGAACTGGTAAAAATCCCGCAACTGACCGAGTGCTTTCGAGTGACGGGTGATCCGTGCGTGATGATGAAGGCTGCGGTGAGTTCGATGACGGAGCTGGAGGAGCTGATCAATCGGGTGGCGAAGTTTGGTTTCAGCAAGACCTCGATTGTGCTGTCGAGCGCGATCGAAAAGCGTGTGCCGTTATGCCAGATCGAAGGCAACGGCAAATAGTTCGGCTCCCCCCGAATGATCGTTCCCACGCTCTGCGTGGTAATGCAGCCAGGGACGCTCCGCGTCCCGTTCAAAGCCGAACGCGGAGCGTCCGTTGAGGCATTCCCACGCAGAGCGTGGGAACGATCAGTCTGTGGGATCAGCGATAGCGCTGCAGGTGTTCGCTGACTTTCGCGGCCGGGACTTTCTGCAACTTGCACAGCAGGTCATGCGATAGCTCGCTGACGCCGTGCTTGTGCCGCAACTCATCGGCCAGATGCGCCATGAGATTCGCCGCCATCTCGGCATCGGCCATCGCCCTGTGCGCTTGGCCGGTATGCGGCAAACGCGCGAACGTGGTCAGCGTACCGAGCTTGTGATTCGGCGCCGCCGGCATCAAGCGCCGCGCCAGCAACAGCGAGCAGGCAAAGTTCTGCAACCGCGTACGCTTGATCCGCCCCAACTCAAAGTCCCAGAACTTCTGGTCGAACGATGCGTTGTGCGCCACCAGCGGCGTGCAGCCGACAAACTCGTTGACCTCGTTCATCACCTGCTCTGCCGATGGCGCGGTGCGCAGCATGGCGTTGCTGATGCCGGTCAGTTGTTCGATGAACGCCGGGACGCGTACGCCGGCGTTCATCAGACTCTGGTAACGCTCGACGATGCGGCCGTTTTCCAGCATGACCACGGCGATTTCCGTGGCGCGGCAGCTGCTGTTCGGCGAGAGGCCGGTGGTTTCAAAGTCGATGACTGCAATGCGTTCCAAACCGGGTTCAACTCCGTTCAAATCAATTCTTCAGCTTAATTTTTTAACAGCAGCGCGCCTTCGATCGGCACGTAACGGCTTGCGGCGCGGATCAGCGAGTTGGCGGTCAGGCCGGGCACGCCATAGGCGACCGCTTGCACGCCGTGTTTGCTGATGATGCGCTCAAGCAGCATGTCGAAATCGCCGTCACCGGAAGCCAGGACGATTTCGTCGACGTGGTCGGCGGCGTCCATGATGTCGAGGGTGATGCCCACGTCCCAGTCGCCCTTGGCCGAGCCGTCGCTGCGCTGGATGTAAGGTTTGAGTTTCACGGTGAAACCGAGGTTGCGCAGGATCTGCTGGAACTGCTGCTGTTTGCTGTCGCCACGGTCGATCGCGTAGGCGTAGGCCTCGACGATCTGCCCGTCCTTGCTGATGTCGGCCCACAATGCGGCGTAGTTGAAGTGACAACCATAGGCCTGACGCACGGTGTAGTAGAGGTTCTGCACGTCGGCGAACACTGCGATTTTTTTCACCGGAGTTCCTGTGGGCGCGCAAGCGCTCGAAGCGGGATCAGGCGCCAGGCCCGAAAAAGGCGCTCAGTATGCCAGCCATCAGGAGGGTTCCGCGAATAATCGGCCCGAAGCCCCAAGGGGCTCCGGACGAATGGTGAGTCAGACGAAGGAATCGTCGTCATCGAAGAACGAGGAGTTGTCGTTGCCGTAGTCGGTGTCGGTGTCGGTGAAGCCGCCCTGGTCATTGCCAGAGAAGCCATTGTCCGCCACACGCTGATCATCGCCCCAGCCGCTGCTGCTCTGGTCGGCGACCTGCGCCGGCTCTTCCTTGATCACTTCAACGATTTCTTCCGGCTGCTGATTGTGATGGAACAGGCTGCTGATGCCCTGCGCCAGCATCACGCCACCGGCCACACCGGCCGCCGTTTTCAAAGCGCCGCCGAGGAAGCTGCTGCCGGCCGCCGGAGCGGCTTGCTGTGCGTAGTTAGGTGGTGGCGCGCCGAAGTTCTGTTGTGGCGCCGGGGCCGCGTAATTCTGCTGCGGTGCCGGTTCGCGCCAGCCGCCAGTCGAGGCTGGGGCGCTCTGGGTCGGCGCCGGACGCGGGCTGCCACCAAAAATGCTCGAAAGGAAACCACCGCCGCCGCTCGGCGCCGGGGCGGCACTCTGCGCCTTGGCCGCTTGCAACTCGGCCTGCAACTGCTGGACTTGTTGCGTCAGTTGCTTGTTCTGCTCATCGAGGCTCTTGAGCGCAGCCTCTTGCACCAGAATCGCCTGGGTCATGAAATAACCTGCCGCCGGCTGGCGGGTCAGGTGTTCCTTGATCCGCGTTTCAGCCTGGGCGTCGCGCGGGGCTGCCTCCGTTTCGGCCTGTTGCAGCCGGGAAAACAGTCCATCGATCAGGGTTTGCTCTTCGCTGTTCATGGCGACCTCGTAGATTGCCGGGGATAACATTGCCCTCGTCCACGTTGGCCGAGGTGCTCTCCTGTAATGGAGACGGTGACAAAACGTTTCAATGACCTTTACCGAATGTTTACGTTTGTGTCGCGCCAGCCATCATCGGTTAAAGTGAGCCACTGTTTTCGACCTGCGATACCGACTGATGAATGCCCTCGAAGTGCTGCGCGACTCTCTGTATTTTTTCAAACGCCATTTGGGCAGCATCGTGCGGTTGTGCCTGCCGCTGGTGATTTTCGAAGCGTTTCTGCAACAAGTGGTCGATCACGCCAGCGGGCCGGAAAACATCTCGGCGATCAGCATCGTCGTTGGTCTGCTGGTGTATCCGCTGTACACCGCTGCGCTGATCCTGTTCCTCGATGCACGCAGCCGTGGCGAGGCACCGCGCAACCGCGATCTGCTGGCGATGGCCGCCACTCTGTGGCCGCGCTTCGCATTACTCACGGCGCTGAACACTTTGTTGATTTTGCTGGGTCTGTCGCTGTACTTCCTCCCGGGCCTGATGTTGATGGTGATGCTCGCGTTCGGCGAGTACCTGCTAGTGCTGCGCGGCATGGGGCCTTTGCAGGCGATGAAGGAAAGCCTGCGCCTGACCCGTGGCCATTTCTGGCGGATCCTGCTGTGCATTCTCTGCGTGATGACACCGCTTTGGTTGCTCAAAGGCGCGACACTGGCGGTGTACCCCGAGCCGCAGAATCCTGTGATCGCCATTCTGATCGACAGCGCTCACAGCTTCCTGCAACTGTTCACCAGTGTGGTGTTGTTCCGCCTGTTCATGCTGATCAGCGAATTGCCTGACAAACGTGACAGAGCGATCTGACAGGACTGCGTTTGGGCTTCGAGACAGCCGTCAGGTATGCTCGGGGCCACTTTCTGTAACGCTATAAGCCGAGCCATGACCCGTCTACTGCGCTACACCCTGCTGCTTGTCGTGCTCGCCATCGCCCTGATCGGCGGGCTGATGTTCAGCCTGACCTGGCGCCCCGACGCCCGCGAAACCCTGCCGGTCGGTTGCACGGGGACGCCACCGACGCTAGTGCCAGGCCAGGCGCTGAAAGTCATGACCTGGAACGTGCAGTACCTGGCCGGCAAACGTTACGTGTTCTGGAATGATCTGGCCCAGGGCAACGATGATGCACCGACCCTGGAAGACATGGCCTTCAGCCTCGATGAAGTAGCGCGGGTGATCCGCGACGAGCAGCCCGATGTGGTGCTGCTGCAGGAACTGGATGACGGCGCCAAGTCCAGCGACTATCAGAATCAGCTCAAGCTTTTGCAAGAACGCCTCGCCGACCTGTATCCGTGCAGCGCCAGCGCGTTTGACTGGAAAGCCGAATTCGTCCCCGATCCGCATATTTTCGGTAGCGTCGGCCGACAACTGGCGACTCTGAGCCGCTACCGCATCGAGCACGCCGAGCGCCTGCAATTACCGGTGGCCTCTGCCAATTTCATCAGCCGCCAATTCCAGCCGAAAGACGCCCTGCTCGCCACCAAGCTGCCCCTGAGTGACGGTGGGCAACTGACCGTGTTCAACACCCATCTGGAGCGTGCCAGCCAACCGGACGACACCTTGCAGGCGCAAGTGACAGCGGTGGCCAAGGTGCTCGACAAATACGAGAGTCAGGGCCTGCCGTGGTTGATCGGTGGCGACTTCAACCTGTTGCCGCTCGGCCAGTATCGTCGCCTGCCTGCCGAACAACGCACGCCCTACTCCGCCGACAGCGAACTGCATCTGCTGTGGGACAAATACCCGATGATCCCGACCAACAACGAAGCCAGCGGCATCAACCGTGCGCAGTGGCTGACCCACTACCCCAACGACCCCGGTCTGAATGGCCCGGATCGCACGGTCGACTACCTGTTCTACAGCCCGAAGATCAAGCGGGTCGAAGCGAGAGTGCGCCAGGACGATACCTTGCGCATCTCCGATCACTTGCCGGTGATTGCCCGCTTCCTGCTACCGGCGGCGCCCTAGGCTGGGCCGAGGAACATCGACCCGTCGCCCGAATTCACGATATGGAATCCCATGAAAATCTTATTGGTGTGCAAGGACATTGGTGGTTACGCGCGCAAACTGGCTGACTATCTGAAGATCGACAACGACGTGTGTTTTATCGATACGTCATCGATGCAGAACAGTTTTGATCGAGCGCCGAAAATCCTGCGCCGCCCGCTGAAACGCTGGGCGCAGATACGCCAGTTCAACAAAGCCATCGCTGCGCATGGACGTTTCGATGTGGCACTCATCATCAACCCGGCCCAGATCGATGCAAACCAGTTGGCCGCCGGACTCAAGGTCTCCGATCACAAGATCGCCTACCTCTACGACAGTTTCAGTCGCTGGCCGATGACCCGCGAAGAACTCGCCGGTTATGACGAGGTGTTTTCCTTCGACCCGGAAAATGCCAAAAGCTACGGCCTGAAAAAACTCTACAACTTCATTTATGACGACTACAGCGCAGACGGCGAGCCCGGTGAGTACTCGGCGTTTGTGGTGATGGCGGGCAAGGATCGGGTGCCGGCACTTGAAGGCCTCGCGCAGGCATTCGATCGTCTCGGGGTGACCGATTACAAGTTTCTGGTTCAGTGCAAACCGATCCCGAACGCGCATCCGGGCATCACGTTCTTCGAGCAGAGAATGTCGCTGGAATCCGTCGGCGAACTGGTAAAGCGCTCGCGAATCATTCTGGATATTTCCAAGCCTGGTCAGGCCGGGTTGAGCTTCCGTTTCTTCGAAGCCATGGCCTCACGGAAAAAAGTCATCACCACCAACAGGAGCGTGGTCGACTATGACTTTTACAACCCGGCGAACATTTTGGTCATTGATGAGGCCAATCCGGTGATTCCTGAACGGTTCATGACTGATCCGTATGTCGATGTGCCTGAACACATCTACCAGAAGTACACCCTGCAGGGATGGGTCAAAACCGTGTTTGCCCGGCCGTGAATGGACCCCGCCATCCCCGGCACCACAAGACCCTGTGGGAGCGAGCCTGCTCGCGAATGCGGTGTATCAGGTATTAAATACATCGACTGACACTACGCCTTCGCGAGCAGGCTCGCTCCCACAGTTTTCGTTGGTGTGACAGTGGGATCAGTGCACGTCCTCCAGGTCATCATGCAGCAGCCCGAAGATCTGCCGTTTCATGTCGATGAACGAGCGTTCCATGACCATGTCGAGTGAGCGCGGACGTTCGATTGGCACGTCGAGAATCTGTTTGATCCGCCCAGGCTTGGCGCCCATCACATAAACCCGGTCGCCGAGCAGAATGGCTTCGTCGATGTCATGGGTGACGAACAACACGGTCTTCTTGCTGTTGCCCCACACCCGCAGCAACAACTGTTGCATCTGCAAACGTGTCTGGCTGTCGAGCGCGCCGAACGGTTCGTCCATCAGTAAAATCTGCGGGTCATTGGCCAGCGCCCGGGCGATCGCCACACGCTGCATCATCCCGCCCGACAGCTGCTTGGCGTAGTTGTCGGCGAACCCGGCGAGGCCAACTTCGTTGACGTAGTAATCGACGATTTCCTTGCGCCGCGCCGCCGGCAGGCCACGACGCTTGAGACCGAACTCGACGTTCTGCCGCACCGTCAGCCACGGGAACAGCGTGTAGCTCTGAAAGACCATGCCACGATCCGCGCCGGGACCCTGTACTTGCTGGCCGCCAACATAGATCTCGCCGGAGGTCGGCTCGGCCAGGCCTGCGGTCAAGTACAACAGACTCGACTTGCCGCAACCCGACGGCCCGACCAGCACGGCAAACTGCTGATCCGGCACTTCGAACGAGACCTCTTCCAGCGCAGTAAACGTCCCGCCGTCAGGCTTCTTGTAACGCAGGCTGACCTTGTCCACCTGCAAGCGTGGCGCCGCTTGCGCCGGGGTCGCGACAGGTTCGATGAAACGATGATTGGCAGCAGTCACTGAGCCCATGCGGCAACCCTCAGGCGGAGAAAACGAAACAGTTGATCGGTGATCAGACCAAGCAGGCCGATGATCGCGATGGCGAGGAAAATCACGTCGACCTGAAAGCCGCGCATGGCTTTCAGGCTCAGGTAACCCAAACCGCTGGAGGCAGCGACCAGTTCAGCCACCACCAGATACGTCCAGGCCCAGCCCATGGTCACGCGCAAAGTGTCGAGTACGCCGGGCACCGAGGCCGGCGCGATCACATGCAACACCGCGTCGCGGCGATTGGAACCCAAGGTGTAAGAGGCGTTGATCAAGTCCTTGGAAATGCCCTTGGACACGTCGGCGATCATCACCAGTTGCTGGAAGAACACGCCGAAGATAATCACCGAAACCCGCTGCTCCAGACCGATGCCGATCCACAAAATGAACAGCGGCACGAACGAGGTCACCGGCAGGTAACGAATGAAGTTCACCAGCGGCTCAAGGAATGCCTGGACGATGCGGAAGCTGCCCATCAGCAACCCCAATGGCACCGCGACCAGCGACGAGACAATGAAGCCGACCATCACCACTTCAACACTCGCCCAGACATGCGTGCCGAGCGTGCCGTCACGGCCCAGGCGCACGGCGGCTTCAACCACCGCGCCCGGCGTCGGCAAAAACATTCCCGGGACAATGCCGCCGTAAGACAACCCAGCCCATAAGCCGACCAACAACACCCAGGCCAGAGCGCTGGCGCTCCACACCACTTGCACCGGCAAAGCGGTTTTCGGCGTGAGGCTGCGGCTCAGCCACGAATTGCGCTTGAACATGGCATACCTCCTAGAGCGGGCTGACGAAACGGTTGTCGACCAGCTCGTCGTTGCTGACGTTGTAGGGTTTGCCCTGCAGTTCGCTGGCGGTTTCGTTGGCCAGTTTGATCAGCGCTGCGCTGTCGCCCGGTTTGCC encodes:
- a CDS encoding PolC-type DNA polymerase III → MERIAVIDFETTGLSPNSSCRATEIAVVMLENGRIVERYQSLMNAGVRVPAFIEQLTGISNAMLRTAPSAEQVMNEVNEFVGCTPLVAHNASFDQKFWDFELGRIKRTRLQNFACSLLLARRLMPAAPNHKLGTLTTFARLPHTGQAHRAMADAEMAANLMAHLADELRHKHGVSELSHDLLCKLQKVPAAKVSEHLQRYR
- a CDS encoding NYN domain-containing protein; this translates as MKKIAVFADVQNLYYTVRQAYGCHFNYAALWADISKDGQIVEAYAYAIDRGDSKQQQFQQILRNLGFTVKLKPYIQRSDGSAKGDWDVGITLDIMDAADHVDEIVLASGDGDFDMLLERIISKHGVQAVAYGVPGLTANSLIRAASRYVPIEGALLLKN
- a CDS encoding DUF2076 domain-containing protein; this encodes MNSEEQTLIDGLFSRLQQAETEAAPRDAQAETRIKEHLTRQPAAGYFMTQAILVQEAALKSLDEQNKQLTQQVQQLQAELQAAKAQSAAPAPSGGGGFLSSIFGGSPRPAPTQSAPASTGGWREPAPQQNYAAPAPQQNFGAPPPNYAQQAAPAAGSSFLGGALKTAAGVAGGVMLAQGISSLFHHNQQPEEIVEVIKEEPAQVADQSSSGWGDDQRVADNGFSGNDQGGFTDTDTDYGNDNSSFFDDDDSFV
- a CDS encoding YciC family protein, which gives rise to MNALEVLRDSLYFFKRHLGSIVRLCLPLVIFEAFLQQVVDHASGPENISAISIVVGLLVYPLYTAALILFLDARSRGEAPRNRDLLAMAATLWPRFALLTALNTLLILLGLSLYFLPGLMLMVMLAFGEYLLVLRGMGPLQAMKESLRLTRGHFWRILLCILCVMTPLWLLKGATLAVYPEPQNPVIAILIDSAHSFLQLFTSVVLFRLFMLISELPDKRDRAI
- a CDS encoding endonuclease/exonuclease/phosphatase family protein, with the protein product MTRLLRYTLLLVVLAIALIGGLMFSLTWRPDARETLPVGCTGTPPTLVPGQALKVMTWNVQYLAGKRYVFWNDLAQGNDDAPTLEDMAFSLDEVARVIRDEQPDVVLLQELDDGAKSSDYQNQLKLLQERLADLYPCSASAFDWKAEFVPDPHIFGSVGRQLATLSRYRIEHAERLQLPVASANFISRQFQPKDALLATKLPLSDGGQLTVFNTHLERASQPDDTLQAQVTAVAKVLDKYESQGLPWLIGGDFNLLPLGQYRRLPAEQRTPYSADSELHLLWDKYPMIPTNNEASGINRAQWLTHYPNDPGLNGPDRTVDYLFYSPKIKRVEARVRQDDTLRISDHLPVIARFLLPAAP
- a CDS encoding ABC transporter ATP-binding protein, whose product is MGSVTAANHRFIEPVATPAQAAPRLQVDKVSLRYKKPDGGTFTALEEVSFEVPDQQFAVLVGPSGCGKSSLLYLTAGLAEPTSGEIYVGGQQVQGPGADRGMVFQSYTLFPWLTVRQNVEFGLKRRGLPAARRKEIVDYYVNEVGLAGFADNYAKQLSGGMMQRVAIARALANDPQILLMDEPFGALDSQTRLQMQQLLLRVWGNSKKTVLFVTHDIDEAILLGDRVYVMGAKPGRIKQILDVPIERPRSLDMVMERSFIDMKRQIFGLLHDDLEDVH
- a CDS encoding ABC transporter permease, yielding MFKRNSWLSRSLTPKTALPVQVVWSASALAWVLLVGLWAGLSYGGIVPGMFLPTPGAVVEAAVRLGRDGTLGTHVWASVEVVMVGFIVSSLVAVPLGLLMGSFRIVQAFLEPLVNFIRYLPVTSFVPLFILWIGIGLEQRVSVIIFGVFFQQLVMIADVSKGISKDLINASYTLGSNRRDAVLHVIAPASVPGVLDTLRVTMGWAWTYLVVAELVAASSGLGYLSLKAMRGFQVDVIFLAIAIIGLLGLITDQLFRFLRLRVAAWAQ